Genomic window (Zingiber officinale cultivar Zhangliang chromosome 2B, Zo_v1.1, whole genome shotgun sequence):
GCTTCTCGAGGAGCTTCGGCTCAAGCGAATGGTGGTCTCTGATGATTGTCTCAAGCTTATTGCCCGGTCCTTTAAGAACTTTAGGGTTCTGTCTCTAGCCTTCTGCGAAGGGTTTAGTGCTGCCGGGCTGGCCGCCATTGCGGCCAACTGCAGGTCCaagtctttattttcttttccagtTTGCCCGCCTACTTCTCTTTATTTTCACTTTTACTTTTAATCCTGGCCTTAGATTTATAATTTGGTATTCATTCTAGAAAGATCAGGTGGTGTTACACCAAATTTGAccctttttatttttagtttccaATTTGAAATGACTTTAATGCTGGCTATTCAGATCCATTAGCTTGATTACCTGAAACGAGTCAACTCCACATTAGTACTATTAGTCCCTTTGTACAGGGATATTTTCCCCCGGATTTGAGGGGAAAACCATTCTTTCTCCCCTTTCAGATTTCTGTTTAATTTGTCTCTTTATAGACATCTTTTCTACTCTTTAAATTCAACTATCTTTTTGTTGGTTTGTATTTTTGACTCTAATGGATAGGTAGCCTCTCTTGTGTGGTAATTTGTGTATTTTATCCACCAAAGCCTAGTTAAGTGCTTATTCTGTGCTGAAATAATGGTCTCATAGTTACTTATTGTTTTCGTATCCTCAGTTGTGCTTTTTTAAGAGATTAGAGGTTTTGATATTTTATGGATTTTCTTTCTTGAAAAACATATTATTATCCTTTCAATCAACAGTAGAACTCTCTTATAATCCCAACATATTCCTATGTAACTTGTATACTCATGAGACAGTTTTGTGTTCTCAACTTCTTAACTTTTCTTGATTGAAACCATGTTAGAATCGAAGGCAGGAAATACATGTGCACTATGTAGTTAAATTGAATGAAACAGCTGAGGAATTCATGTTAAATTCgcactttaaaaaaaattgtcagttttttaaaagataattatgctTAGCTGATCCCACCTAGTGAgataaggcttgattgttgtGTATAAAAGATAATTATACTTTCTGTCAGTGTTTTCAATTGTAATGATTCAGATAATGATGATAATTATAGAGATGCCATGAACAGGGTGTTAAACCAGCATTTGTTAGAATACTGGATCTCTACCTTCTTGCTTCATCCAGTCTGGGCAATAACATTGCCAATGATTTGATTTCTTTGATGGGCTCTCTTAGGAAGAATGTGTCTGTTTGTGAAGATGATTTATGAAAACTAGAAAAGCTCTCAATTAAATAAAAGATTGTCAGAACCAATTGCTGGGAAGACTGCTATCAGGTGACTTTCTTGACTAAGTGTTGCTGAAGTGCATCATGATTTGAAGCCCATTAATCTTAAGAATAGTAATATATGAGACAAAAATGAGAGGTGCTCAAATTTTACCATGTATCAAAATATAGATTTAGCATCTACTGATAAAAACCAACATCTTCATTGTTTGCCTAAACTGTAAACTGTCCATTGAGTTGCTCTGGAAGTTGGCAGAGACACTCCATCTTTAGTATTGTGGGCAAGTTTACTGAAAGTGAACATGATTCCCATTTCAATGTTAAAGTGTTTGTCAAAGTATTCCAGCCTAGCTTATTTAACAATTGGCAAGTGAGAAGAATTTTCTTAAGCTTAATTAGATATTTGACTTTATGCTACAAGATTACATCCACACGCGACCATTATCTTGAACATATTGATAGTCAATTCTCTTAACATTGTTCATCAAATGAAATCTCGATAGGATTTACTCCTACTTTTACTAACTAGTATCCTTTTGCTGTTTGGATTTATTTTGGTGTTTTTTTCCCTCCACGACAGGAATCTGGAGGCACTTGATCTGCATCAATATAAAGTGAAGAAGAATTGTATAAACTGGATATCTCATTTTCCAGAATCCTTTACTTCCCTGGTTACTCTCAACATTGCATGCCTGGATGGTGAGATGAATGTATCTACTCTTGAACGCCTCGTTAGCAGATGTCCCTATCTCAAGACTCTCAGACTCAATCATGTCACTCCTCTAGAAAAACTTGTTGGCCTTCTACACAGGGCTCCACAGCTGGTAGACCTTGGAATTGGCATTCTCATCGGAGAAGGTTATCCTGGATTTTTCTCCAAGCTTGAATCTGCTTTTGCTCACTTAAAACATTTGAAGAACCTATTTTGGAAAGCTGGACCATTATACTTGCCAGCAATATATCCAATTTGTGAAGGTCTTACAACACTGCATCTCTTTGAGTCTAGCATAAAAGCACCAGAGCTTGCAAAAGTAGTTTGCCAGTGTAAAAATCTTCAACAGCTATGGGTACATCTTCATGTCCTCATCTAATTAATATCATTTTCTTCATTTCGATCAATTGCGTCTTTTGATATGCTATCCAGCTATTCCAGTGATAGGGTCTCACTTTTACatatgcatgttttttttttcaattcctTATTGATAGTTTATCTTTTATCTGTGTACACCTTTTCGTAGAATTCACTATTGTCAGTCTTAAATTGTTAttattggttttattttttgCTGCAGGAATGAATTTTATTAGTAGAACTGTCACTACTCACAAAAAGTCTATATGATTGTTTTATTTCCCTGATACTCTGCATATTAATAAGGGACATGCTTTGTCAGATTAGGGACTTAATTGAGGACGATGGGCTTATTGCTGTGGCATCATCCTGCAAACTCCTCCGAAAATTGCAAATAGTTCGTTCTGATCTACCTTACTGTCCTCTCACAGAAATTGGCCTTATTGCTGTCTCTTCTGGTTGTGTAATGCTCGAGTCTGTTCTCTATTTTTGCCGGCAGATGACTAATTCTGCCCTCCTTACTATTGCTAATAATTGCCCCAATCTCACGTGCTTCCGGCTCTGCATCACCAAACCTTACACCCCCGATTATATTACTCAAGAACCTCTAGATGCTGGCTTTGGGGCTATTGTTGAATCCTGCAAAGACCTCCGACGTCTCTCCATATCTGGTCTTCTTACTGATCGTGTGTTCATAACTATTGGGGCCTCAGCAAATCGTCTTGAGTGGCTCTCAGTTTGTTGTGCTGGTGATGGGGATGCAGGTCTTCATTACATTCTATCTGGTTGTAGGAAATTACGCATGCTGGAAATTAGGAAATGCCCGTTTGGGATCAAGGCATTGTTGGATAATGCAGATAAACTGAAGACAATGCGATGCCTTTGGATGTCGTCATGCTCTGTGACACTGGGGGAATGCAGATTATTAGCTAAGAAGATTCCACGGCTTAATGTGGAGGTTATTGATGAGACTGGAGGAGGGCCGGTGCATTCACGGCGTGATCATTTTCCTGTTGAAAAACTCTACATTTACAATACTTTTACTGGCCCAAGACTTGATGCACCACCTTCTGTCTTGACTGTTTGGTGAAATCAGGTAGAAGGAAGTGATATTATCTTTATCTTGTTTATCAATCCTAATTGGCTTTCTAGAAGTCAACTCTATTTTTGAAACGATGGGAAAGCAGTCAGTTTATAGTATCAAGTGCTGCATTATTATGGTTTTAGATTTCAATCACTAAGTTATCCAGAGTTCTTTACTTGTGATTGTCACTTATCAATGAGTTGTAGGACTATATGACTTATGACATTTACTCATCATATTGAGCATTTCTCATCTATTGATTTAAGGTATTTTAGATTGCTGAGCTGTTCCTTTTTTATTAACCTATCGATGTTCTTAACATAAATCTTCCTATTAAAGTGGAAGGGAAAAACCCATTGATCTTACATGAATTTGGAATGATTGATCTTACATGGATCTTTTTATTAACCTATCGATGTTCTTAAATGATTGATCCCTCCCTCAATAGAGGGACAAGTCTCAGCATGTGGAATTAACAATTTCGTATAGAGAATGCTGTTAACAAAGATGACATTAGAATTGAAGTTTGAGATTTCTTCCCaactattttcaaatattaaatttaatagctatcttttctttaaaaaatgataattaaaaaaatgtattttttttaatgagtAAAGAAGAGGTATAGTCCTattatgtggcaaaaggtgaaatcgCTCGCCCCAGCGTCTCTGTCGCACCcgacccaaggtcatcacgagggaggtaatcacaacatcctgagcgagcatgtggcaggtggggtgagttgcacagagACCGGGGATTTACGCCCCGACTATCCTGAGTTTCGACCTCGCGACCTCATGTGATAAGTATCCCACCACATACTAACTCGGATGACCTGTAGGGTCACCACTTATTATTGAACTCCTGGCTCCTCGCTCTCATTGCTCAACTCTACGTCTCAGCCTTTCTCCACCCCCTAGTTTTGTTGGTTTCTCTAGAGCCGATCATATAGATATGGCGTAAGGTAATACAGATATGCAAGTTGAAGACAACCCTATTGGTACTCAAGCCCCACATTGCTCCCGACGCTTATACTTTCAATATTTTCGTCCATGGCTGGTGCAATGCATGGATCGGATGGATTAGGCGTTGTGGACTATGGAAGAGATGAAAGGATTGGGATTTAGCCCTACGGTTATTACTTATTCGACTATTGTTCAACCTTATTGCAGCCGGTTAAAGTTTGGGAAGGCTTATGAGGTTGTCGTCCAAATATCATCACACATATACCACTCTGATGAATACACATGCTAAGTCGGGACAACTTGGTGaggcaagaagtcgagcaaaggAACATGCATGAGTATGGATGACAACTTTGATGAAGCAATTAGGCATTCCCTATTAGCAAAGGGTGTTTTTcttcattttatttaatttttattggcTCACATTAAATTAGAGAAATTTCATTCTATAAAAAAAAgatcaattaaatatattttttatcttaattttttaaaatataattttacattttaaagtatatatttttataaaaaaaataaaaatgtgagTAATTTGCTTTCTTTGTGGAATTATTCGAAATGATAAATTTCAATTTAGAGTATAtttcctaaaaaaaattaaatgtaaaaataaattttcaattttagttttttttccttttgtttttttttaacttcattgGTAGCAAACAGTGTTCGTCCACTAGAAAGCTCCGTGATCTTCAAACATACATGCCGCTACTCGGTTTCCCTAATTTATCTACTAGTCTAACCTTATCTAATCTATCCATAACTCAATATACACTTACAAATTATAAAGTTTATATATATCGAAGAAAGAGACTAATGAAGAAATGTTTAAGATTCGATATTCTCGTATAgtccaaattaattattttaattaacataGATTATGAAAACATGAACAATCTTTTTCCATGCAAAGTTAAAAACAAGGAGAGATATATTAGAAACGAACTGTATCTTCCTTCACATATCTATAAATGAACTCTGAGATAAATATGACCACcttttctattattattattattattattattattattattattattatatcaaggctatttattttttttattgtcatttagtttttggtttccCAGCTAAAGCTTTGAAAGGTGGTGTGGAATAGAACATCTCGCTGGTTAAGAACATGTAGTCGTCCCATCACTTTGTTATATAGAAAGTTACGTTTTCGTTcctgtaatttaattttttttttttttaaattttagtctcgagtcaatttattttttttagtccAATAATTTATAACATTTTGCAATTTcaatcatttttatttttctctaaacttaaaattttatttttctctaaacttaaaatttttcatCCGAAAATACTCAGTTGACAGTCGGAATGCTAAGGATTATGATTAAGTaatagaaaattaaaatctttaaatttaatttacaactCCGTATTTCGATCGTTAATTGGATATATAATTTTCTCCTttgttatgatattgtctattctCCATTAACTTGGGCATCTATAACCCAATACACTTAACACGACTTGTCTTTATATGATTTGTGTTGTGTTCGATTAGATATAACTAGAAATGACAATACACTGGATTTAAATCTGAACTCGTATTAAATTCATCCGGTTTAGGATGAGTTTAAATTTGATCAAACGGATTATAGGATGAGCTTAAATTTGTTGACTAGATTTAGAAACGGGTTCATAACGAATTACGAGTTTCAATGAACCCGTTATATATATAATCCGGTGGTAAGACGTGGTCCGTCCTGTAAGAAGTCATAGTGGTCAACATCCAGGATAGGCAGTCGATCGGGCGAGATACCTTCCCGAGCAGCAGGAAGAGTACCCGACCCGACATCTCGACATCTCGACAGCTCGGCCTGGTGCCGAGTTTCCGACGCGCATAAGGCAGGGAGAGACGAAGGCCGAGCGAACATCTCGCTCGACTACGGAGGAACATGGCATCAACCCAGTAGTTAAGGCTCCCTCGCTCGACAGGGCGGGATCGGACATCAAATCATCGGCCGAGCGGACATCCGAGTCGGTCCGACCTTGGTGTCGCCTGGAGGGCGTTAAGCCGAGCGGTCCGACCTTGGTGTCGCCTGGAGGGCGTTAAGCCGAGCGGTCCCCTCACTCGGCCAGGGAAAGGCGCTAGCCGAACGGTTCCTACGCTCGGCCCGATAAAGGACAAAGGGAGTAGTTGGCAATATCTTCCTAAGAATCAGTGCCGTCGATAAGGGGCGTGgtcggcggcatggtcagacagggGATCGTACGAtagaaacttccactgtcacgtcagagatatgctcgtacTACTAAGGTATGGCGTCATatacgcttttctgacacatccattccaggtatgctttgagaagcgtgcacacctCGAGAAGCGTGTGCGCGCCTCCGAGAGccttatataaggaccccagacttcgacggaggtatgctcacttttttttactgtagctacagttcttgtTTCCTATCTGCTTTCTTCTTCCCGCCGAATATcttacttgagcatcggagggccatcgccgaggAACCCCTCCCCAGTTCGGCGTTGTGTTTGCAGGTCCACGTCCGCAGGAGATCCACATCTTCAGTCTTCAACtagtcaacaggagcgccacatccccagattccatcgactcagctctcggacatgatcaaattggtgtcgtctgtggaaacacacctgaatccgagccaaggagatggaagaagctggacgccagtACACTGTGACactcttgtaggaccgttgcgcccgactaggagggggttgttggttagtcctgcaaaataaaagaaacaacccttcctcgaactctttaagctaacacttgcataaatagattaagcagtaaattaaaagcataaaataagagGCACCAGTGTTTCCTTGAttaaccgatgtggttgttaatccaaggaagattaagcccaatatcaatctccttcaggcggaaaagCTTCTTACAATGTTGacgcacaaaaagaaagaagctcaactaaaactctaaagcACGCAAGCGTTGGATTTACAATTCTGAGTttgttaaaaagcttctggaccaaggctatatttatagccttggtcggggcgccctggggggataaaactttatccccaacgttcagatcgagttttgactcgatctggtcaaattccaggtccgggcgcccggagccattccgggcaccccgggctgTTTCGGGCGCCTCGGACTGCTCTGGGCACCCCGGGCTGGTCCGAGCGCCTCGGACcccaagtcaactccagttgacttttttcgcctcggtccgagtcttcaactccagttccgctcgcttgggtgatctttgccatccggaaaagggctcacccgaacccaggttccggtcttctcgagcaggcttccctccggcttcttgtccctcagaatcgccgcgtgtttccttctcatctgccagcgtactcattcgcagtcttcgtccctcggacgcaccgcgtgtcgtccttctcgctagctgcgtctcttgctccccgagaaaTGTTCCGCTCCGcctttcgtcccttggaaccaccgcacgcttccttctcgcccgctggtgtactctttcgcagcacctcgtccctcgaactaccgtccttcttgctagctgtgtcttccgctcgagtacatgtgctcctaagctcctgcacacttagacacaaggttagaaacacacaagacctaacttaacttgttgatcacaccaaaacaaccttggagttccaacaactCACTCAAGAGGAACTCGACGCACTCATACAGGCGCGAGCGACCAGGATAATAGAGCAGCAACAGAAGGTGCTAGCCGATCGGATGGCACAACAAGCAACCTCAGCATCTGGGGGTCGAGCGGCGCAAGAAGACCAACCGAAACGACTTTCCATATGGGGACAAAACAAGGGTCCGACCGGCACGCAGGTGGAGGCGTAAAGTGCCAGGTCGGGATACCTGGTTCAAGACACTCACGAATCTTCTTAAAGACTAGATTAGGACCCCGCGCTCGGGTTGAATAGCTCAAGCTCCACTGAGTCAAGGCTAAGGAAAAGACATAACATTTTTAAAAAGTAGAGTACAATAAAATGTGCATACAGTTCATACATAGGTTATTTGAATTCCACGAATACATCGTTGGGCATCTCTCTAAGAATGCGACGATGATCTAGAAAATCTTCAGGAGGGACAGAAGGCAAATACCCTTTCTCCTTAAGTTGTTGAAGGGCCCCCACTGCACCGTAGGCCACGGATGTGATGAAACAATCCCTTACCTGTGCGCCAAACTTTGGAGAGTGCAAATATTCTTCTCGGCTTGTTTGTAAGCGGTCGCTCTCCCCAGCCTTGTAGGTCTCCAGGGCAATAACAGAGTTTGATAGTGCAGATTGAGCCTGAGATAGCTTTGCTTGTAGAGAATACAGTGTTGTTGCTTAGGACTCTAGGTCCCGCCTCTGGTCCATAATAAGTAGGTCTCGGGAACTCAGCTCTTGGGTCATGCGATCCATCTCCTGCTTATATGCAAGCTTGACATCCTTAAGAATTGCAGATTGCTGAGTCAGTTCTGATTGAGTCTCTTGACACTTAGTCTCGAAGGTCTGCAAAAGAGCTTCAAGCCTGCTCTTGTCCTCTCGGAGATGGTTGATTTTTGACTGGGCCTTTTCCAAGGTCTATTCCCGGGAGGTGCTCATTTTCTTCAAGGACGCCACTTCCGCTCTAAGTCTGAACACGACTACCTCAAGGTCAGAGATTTGAGACTCTAGGTCTGAAACTCGGTCCTttaagattttattatatcgatatATGTGCAGGATTGTCTGATTCAAGCGGAGCGACTAGGCAAACATCTGTTCATAACCATATGAAAGTGAGAGTAGAAAGACAAAGTAGGAGGAGCATAATCGTGAAAGAGAGCGGAAGCTTACCTTGATAGCAATTTTAGTAGACGAGTCCACCAGGCCAGGCAGAGTGTGGGTGTCCATCACCTGCATGGTGTACTCCCACTGAGATGCTAAGCGACCTCACAATAGGATATTGCGAGCAGGAacatggagagagcaacgcaagcCCCACTCTGTGGGCAAAGTGGTGCGGTAACCAAAATACCGAGGCCGAGAATAACCTAGAGCAGTCTTGCTCAGGCCAGGTTGGGTGGAAGCGGACCCTGGCTGAGAAGATGGACCAGGTGGGGTAGAAATAGATCCTAGTGGAGCCGAAGGGCCAGATGGAGAGGGTGTCGGCTCAGGATGAGCGGAAGGATCAGGTCAAGAAGAAGCAGTCGGTTGAGGAGAAGGTCTGGCCGGAGCGTTGGATTTAGGTCGTCGCCTTGGGTCAATTTCTTCTTTAACAGCTGGGGTTTCCCCTCGGTCAACTTTAGCCTTAGGTCGAGGCGATCTAGTAGGATCACTCGAGGGTTGTTGATCTGAAATGGACGTAGAGGTTGGTCGGGGTGATGGAGTGGTAATCGGGGCCTCGAACACCAGGTCGGAACCCAGGGTCAAGGCAGTCTGACAACCTCACTCGGGGGTGGAGaatctgtaggtgcagcggagaccggcaagacgggggtgaattgcttctgaaaataaaataaaataccctcctcaaaactttcaactcaaaataataagcaacagtaaaataaacaaagaaacagacttagcgatttacttggttacaaccaagacggttgttaatccaaggcagaagaaagcactctgaaaagatctccttctctgaaggcggaaaagccttttacacaatggaaagctcagacaagttgctaggaatgactacaaagttgaaagaacaattgatgaataattcctagctccaggggcctttatatagcatctggaaattctatctcggaggtctaaggtgcctccaatagaggtccaaggtgcctccaaggtaGTGAGCGGATATAACTCTATCCGCAGCGCAACGATCATTTTGACTAGATGAATGCACCTTTATcaagtcttgaaggcgccttcaaggtgaaggcgctttcaagccatgatgaaggcgccttgagcaggtttTCTAGCAAACTCGCTTCTCTGCTTCAACTTccaaagctccgttcttttgggtgatttcggccaaccgaaatagggctcacccgaacccaatttccggccttctcctcgagcagccttccttcccggcttaacgtacctcgaacgccgcgcacattcttctcgcccaccggtgtactattCCGCAGCTCTCTTATCCTTTgtacgcaccgagcccgtcgacttccttcccgtgtcgtccttctcgctagttgcatcttccgctcgactttctgcactcctaagctcctgcacactcagacacagggatcaaacataaagcaggacctaaccaacttggttgatcacatcaaaacaaccacggggtctaacaggaTCTAGAACGGATGTAGAGGATTGCCGGGATGATAGAGCAGCAGTCGAGGCCTTGGGGGTCAGGCCTAATCCCATAGGTTGGCGTCTGGTATAGTGTGACAATGGCTGCTCATTTGAATCTGACTCCTCCGATGAAGTTTAGGGCCAGCGAACAGGAGGCACGGGGGGAGCAGGCCTTGAGGACTCAGGAACAAAGCGAATGCATGGAGTTGCTCAGGCGGCTGATCGAGGAGCGGTTGAAGTGGTCGCCCCTATGGAAAGGGGAGCAAGGTGCGACAGACCCCTCCTGTCGAGTATTATATGTCCCCGATATTGTATTTCCATATCGTCAGGGGGAGAGGTCTAATCGGGGATGCTCAGGCTAGGGTGTCAGCTACAAGAAGAACATCAAAGTCAGAATATGGAAACAAAGGTCAGTCAGGGTAGGGCAAGTCGTACCTAAGGAACGTGGTAGCTTTGAAGGGGTGCAACTCAGTCTGAATAGAAACAACACATCCTCTGATAGTAATCTGAGCAAGTCCAAGCGCTAGCATCCTAGTTGTGCGAAGACCTCTATAAAGTCGGGGTCTGTCTGAAAATCCCTTAGAGGCGGTGTCGAAGGTAGAGCCGAGCGCCGCTGTATAGGTCATTCTACGACTAGGGAAAACTCAGGAAGAAATATTTTCTTTCCACTCCGAATCTGTGGATGGAAGAGGAACAAAAAATGTGGTTTGAGTGCGGGCCTAGAGACGGAAAAGACTCTCATTGTGACGGCGATGGGTAAAGAACCAGTGGAATAAGAGGGGAGTTCAGGGTATGTCGCGCACTTCGTAGAGGAGGACGAACCCAGACAAGATCCTCATGGAATTAGGGGTAAGTTGGTCGAGAGGGATGCGGAAGTAATGACTCACTTGGGAAAAGAAAGGTTGAATAGGGAAGCGGAGGCCGACAACAACTTGCTCCTTGAAGAAGGTCGTGTACCCTACTGGGGGCTGAAGAGACCCGGTGGATCTCAAAAGGAATGATGATGTGCATGGCCATAGGGATCTCATAGGTGAAGCGAAGATCATCCAAATCTACGTCAGTAAAGGTCGAAACTCTAGGAGTGTAGGTAGGTGTAGGGGAATCCATGAGATAGTGTAAGCACGAAGCTCAAGGGGCAGAGCATAGGCAGCGCCGGAGACAAGAGGAAGGCTTACTCATGAGACAGAAAGTTCAGTAAAGCAGAGGGGGAAGGATATTTATAGCTGCCAAGGGGGGCATAAAGGGCCTCATCATCAGCCCCCATCAAATGATTCATATTTAAAGTAACTGACGTTAGCTGTAAACCTAAGAGCAACGACAGTCGCCGAATCCTTCTAGAAAATTAAGCTGAGGGGGCATGTTGAAAAACATGCAGGTGAAAGACATAAGGGAATGAAGCGTTGTTGTGACTTTGGGAATAAACAAAGCTATAGCGGATCCCCCCCCTCGAAACTCTCGAGTACGGTGTCTCGCGACCAGACGAGTAGCTCGATCGCATGAAACTCAGCCGGGCGCCCTAAGATAGACTGGTCAAACAAAGTGAATGATCGGGTTGCCTAATCACCAAACCCAGCCGGTGCGCTAAACAGACTAGTTAAATTAGAGGCCCAGTCGAGTAACAAAAATCTGACCGGTCGCGTGCCTTAATGCTTACACGGAGGCTAAGTCAATGAACCCTCTGCAAGAGGGAGGAGTAGTGAACAAACTACTCAAATGAAGCAAACAAGGAGTGGTGGGGAATACATATGAGCATACTCAGGAAACAATACTTGACGCTAAGATCATCCGTCCAAACATATGCCTATAGGAATTTTCAAAGTCTAAATACACATTCGGGAAAGAGAAGGATACAAGGTTAGCGCAAGTTAATCATCAAAAGACGAGAAGGCATCGTCGGGAAGCTCTCAGAGAAGGTGACCCCTGTCTAAGAAATCCTTAGGAGGGGCTGACCGAAGGTAGCCTTTCTCACGAAGCTATAGCAAGGCTCCCACGCCACCGTAGCAGACCATCTGGTCGATGATATTGCCTATCTTCACTCCAAAGACTCCGTAAGCAAGGTAAGTGGCCTTATAAGCTTCTAGATGGGCAACCTCACCGGTCTGATAATCCTTCAGCTCATCCTTGGCCTTGTCCGCATCAACTCGGACCAGGGCCAACTCTTGGTGTGTGGTGGTAACTTCGTCCTTGGCCTTGGATAGGTCTGCTTGGAGGGAATTCAGGGAGACGAGCCTACCTCCCATTGCTTTCGAAGAGCAGCTTCCTGGTCAGTGCTAACGGTCAGGTCTGCCTTCGTTGCCTCCAGATCCCTCGATAGAGCGACATGCGCTTCTTGTAATTCCTTTAGCCGTGAAGAGAGGGTCGCCACCTCGGTCTCCTTCTCCTCTAAATCAGCCAAAATTTGAGTGTGCCTCAACCCTTCAGACTTGAGCTTGGATTCACTTGTCTTCAGGGCTGATTGCAAGGTCTGCACCTTTTTTGATTCTGCCTGAGCCAGGTCTCGAGCAGTTCAGATTTTTTCCCCGACAGTTTGAAGACAGGATTATATTGGGTTATCAGAGGCGGTCAAATAAAAAATGTGGCCGACGGTAACAGAGGATTCCTAACTCCCGAAGGTGAGCCCTTAGTGACTCATTTTATCGTTGTAGGCTGACCACGTACTGTGATATACTTAGACTCATGGTGCAAGCTTGTCAAGTGCAGGGAAAGATTAGCATCAACTCAAGGAGCAGGAAAAAAGACAGAGGTGTAGGGGATCGATGGCCGGTTAGAagaggggttggatagacgacgccctcaaatcgatttcttcctacgtattcgttagttgcgCAAGAGGAATtataataatacaaacacaaatacgaaagctaaatactaaaggaaagaatgcaaaccaatacacgtcgatgtaacgtggttcggagataacttgctcctactccacagttgtccgtaaggtagacgatccctcaatccgtcgatggattagcccccggcaaactccggctatctcaagtcgctcc
Coding sequences:
- the LOC122047628 gene encoding transport inhibitor response 1-like protein Os05g0150500 isoform X2, translated to MGKAAKGSRKGKKAWRPDITTNHVDDYFDESIRDAIIGKASDTKSTDKIPAKRKIEKHKEKVLHYENPFVQAVTSSSSKKSKRKKKQVNTQTIQHDKFSQVDDISSTLTAIWNNEGEATDRPKKKQKASIIPVVEVEPPGCSFYPSFEACQDSFALVVASGMQKIYKKELGPQPLLETIPGEAIANEDDGALSWTAAFPDEVWEHTFSFLPTNVDRHAVALVCRSWYQIERLSRRKIFVGNCYAVAPVAAVRRFPEVRVATIKGKPSFVELLYTDWGGGAEMWIQSMANGWPLLEELRLKRMVVSDDCLKLIARSFKNFRVLSLAFCEGFSAAGLAAIAANCRNLEALDLHQYKVKKNCINWISHFPESFTSLVTLNIACLDGEMNVSTLERLVSRCPYLKTLRLNHVTPLEKLVGLLHRAPQLVDLGIGILIGEGYPGFFSKLESAFAHLKHLKNLFWKAGPLYLPAIYPICEGLTTLHLFESSIKAPELAKVVCQCKNLQQLWIRDLIEDDGLIAVASSCKLLRKLQIVRSDLPYCPLTEIGLIAVSSGCVMLESVLYFCRQMTNSALLTIANNCPNLTCFRLCITKPYTPDYITQEPLDAGFGAIVESCKDLRRLSISGLLTDRVFITIGASANRLEWLSVCCAGDGDAGLHYILSGCRKLRMLEIRKCPFGIKALLDNADKLKTMRCLWMSSCSVTLGECRLLAKKIPRLNVEVIDETGGGPVHSRRDHFPVEKLYIYNTFTGPRLDAPPSVLTVW